The Theobroma cacao cultivar B97-61/B2 chromosome 2, Criollo_cocoa_genome_V2, whole genome shotgun sequence genome includes the window ACGTCAAGGTTCAAagatataataatttttttggttaagATTTTTTGGtattaaatatgttaaaattttatcttaaattgaaaaaaaaatttaaattttcacattgcgagattttttcaaaaaattgaaacaagaGCTGTTGAATCGTAGTCAGCCGATACTGATTTAATTAGATTGGTTGAATTTAATCCATATGTATATATCACGGTTAGATGGAGCTCTTTTTATACAGAACTTGTTCAGTCATTGTTTAAACTATATATGGTGAAGAATTCACTCTTCACAAACAATCCAACGGAATACAATGCAGTTTCTTCCTTCTCCTCTTGCTTTCCTGTCTCTCATCTCTTCTTTGTCTGCAAGTTTATCAATGGCTTCTCTCCTCGGCCTGCTGCCATGGCCCATGCGTTATATTGCTCTATTGATTCTTTTAAGGAAGGAATATATGATGATGACAAACCACATCAAGTTGTCAATATCTCAGTTACTCAGAGCACAAAATACATGCTAGCATGTCATGCTCTCACAGCACTAGCAGGGTCCCCTCAGCAAGAAGCCAAGTTCGGCCAACGTTTTTGAGTGAAAAGCCAAAAGCAATAAACAAATTGCGGGCGGCCGTCTTTTGTCAATAATGACCATCATCAATTTCTGAAGAACTGACGTTACGTAGAATAACGCCCCGCCCCACTTTAGTAAACCACTCTCAAGCTCAAACCACTGTGTTTGTAGTATCGAATTCCAGCAGCAATAAAGAATCACTATGGACAAAATTTTTTCCTGATTTAACAAAACCGCCGGCTGTCACCACGTAACGTCTCAACTTCTCTATATGTACCTAATACCTCTCTTAGCGTGCGTGCAGTTATACAAAACATCAAGCCAACACATTGACCGccaagaaacaagaaaaagagtaggaaaaacaataaatttttgaagtcGAACTGAAGATGAATTGGAGTGCAGGAAGCAAAGCGTGGATTGTTGCAGCAAGTATTGGAGCTGTTGAGGCTTTGAAAAACCACAACCACGCAATGAAGTCCCTTAACCAACATGCCAAGAATAGTGTTAGATCATTCTCTCAGGCCAAGAAGCTTTCTTCTTCTGCAATGGCTTCTagcaaaaaaacaaagcaGGCTGACGACTCTTTGAGGAAAGTTATGTACTTGAGCTGTTGGGGTCCTTATTGACACCAAAGCACTGAAGTAGAGGTTGTAGCTAGTACGTACGTTATAGTCTAGTCCTTCAAGATGAGGAGGAAATATGAAACTTGTACAGATAGGTAAGCAACTGTTTTATCAGATaaaagagagcaattttgTCAACTTGTTTATTTCTTTGTCTACTAGTTTGTTCTGTTTGTTGGTTACATGGTATATGATTGATCAGACGTAGCGGGCATGTTGATATACAGGGATAAGGAAGACAGTTTAGACGTAAAACGGCTTAATTAAgctaatttttatgcattactaGAGTGATGCCCATGTCCTACGTTCGGGACagtcaatatttttttttattcggtttttTTACTCAATTGTTGGAAAATTGACAAAATAGATGTATAATGTTGCTGAGCAAAATGCCCATAAGTCatttacaaaagaaaagaaaaaggttaaaaaagGCACTTGAAAACggacaaaacaaaattgagttaagaaataaaagaaatgaaagcaaCAAATATAACGGGTAACAATCATATTctaaaattaatacaaaaaataatactCACCTTAATTTACTCCATTTCTAAATCCTacaaacaaagagaaattaacaATTGCAATTAgtttaatataaaatcatataataaaatgaaaatcctACTAATCAAATTGGTAAATCCAAAAAGAAAGCCCcgaaaaaatttatgaaaagaataagaaattgCAAAATATAGCATCCCAAACAAAAGTTTAAAAGGCACCACCAATGAAAACCTGACTCATccaaacgaaaaaaaaaaaccagcaAAAACGAATccgaaaaggaaagaagaaaaatgacatagAAAAACCCtaagacaaagaaaaaaaaccctaaaaaagaaagcaagaaaCCCCTTTCTCTTAAGCTTCCAAAACATCAaatagaaaaaccaaagaagaagagaaaggctgagagaaaaaaaacagagaaagaaaaatgaaaaaaaaaaaaaagaggcaAAGAGAAAGAATCAACGAAGAAAAAGGCGGAGAAAACCTTCTACGGCCCCATGTGTCAAACAGATGAGGTATCCACGTTGCGAAACATTGAGGCTCCACGTGGCTCAAAGCTCTTGTGAAGATCCTTAACTTCTTAGTAGTGGAAAATTCCAGAAAAATGAATAGAGATGATTATTGAATACATGACACTGTTGACGCTGTCGCTTTGCATATTCCAAATGCTAATGAATTTATGgtcaatttcaagaaaaatgaatagGATCAACTTGTCCAAGGGCTGCGAATCTTTTGTTCACGTTGGAAGAGTGGAAAAAACTTGAATTATGCCTTGCTAAGAAAACCAAGACAGCTTACAGATTTGCAAGTTTTCCTAATAATCAAACGCCAGCTAGTTCGTTGcaccctttttttcttccgTTATGTACGTGCGATTTTTGCTTTGCGTTGTTACCTTTAGTAGGCAGCTCAGCACAAAATACCAGAAATGCATTTGTCAAggtaaaagtttatttaataaagCAATTCCGGAGGTAAAACATTCAAGCTTGACTGCTTAAAAGCAACATACGGAACAAGGGAAAACACGAAAATGGTAAtcttttttttacatttgttAATCTTAGGCTCTAGTAATAAATGATAGGCTAAACCACTTTTTTACTTACCTAacttctttgaattttctttattctgataacccaattttaaaaaataatatatttagttattaatgttaataaatttttttgttttagtcACTGAAACGTTAAAAACGATGGACTTGTTAATGACATTCTGTCACCATACATTGATCTAGTGGCATGTTCATATCAAAGTGACCAAAAGGTTAAGTAGCATAATTGAGTGATAAAACAGTAATTTACTCAAAattctattattattaataaattgctttcaataaaaaaatgaggattatttttttagttccATGGGGTTGGATCATTAAtgcttttacattttttatttcaccCCTAAAACTTACATCTAAAAATTAACTTCAACTAATGGTGAGATGACAAGTGTCATTATTTGATTGattactattttttatatcatatttaaaaaaattttaaattattttcaaaattttaaataattttttattttatcatatttaattaaatttttatatttttattttaatttaaataaattatttattattattaattaattaattattattaattaaaatattatttatcatccaatattacaaaatattcATATTGATCAATTTTCACATTGGCGACGAGGCTAAAGCTCTTCTTTGCACCTACTTTAGCAAGGTCGGAAGCCGCAAATCATGGGGCCCATGCGCAGTGAGATCCTTTGCCCTTCTGCGTCCCCAATGGCTTTAACTGCCATGGTGGAGTGGCTAAGGCTAGATCTGACCCTCGCCGACTAGCAATTGGCCTTTGGTCGACgggagaagaaaagaagaaaagaaagaacgagaaggaaagagaaaaagaaaaggaaaaaaatagaaaaaaatataattagataaatttaattcatttaaaaaaattaatatagttatataaatttaaattatatatattttggtcaaaaaacattaaattatatttatacttataaaattataaattgaaatttatttacaTTAAGGAATAGTAATTTgactattaaaaaaatcttatttaccTTTAATTTTACACATATCAAACATGatataagataaaaattatttttttttaataaaaagattcGAACTCATactctttaaataaaaaaatcaagtattaaacaataaattaaatactctgatATAAAATTACCCcattttattcttaatctttaacacaataaatataaaataaaataatttaatttcaatccacttatcttattttataatatcttCTCGATAATCCTACCTACCAAACGCATCCATATAAATGTAAAGTAGGAGAATAACTTAGCCTTTTCGCTTCCGAATGAATATGCTTTCAGACAATTCCACTGCCGAGATATGCCAAAGTTTTGATAAATAATTCCTTAGTTGACAAGCAGGTAGATTAATGCTTTTCAGCCTTCCCTTCCAAGAAAACAGAGCGGTTTTGATCCCAAAACTCCCGGCTTAATTGTATTTTTAAAGGGAAAACCGCGTGCGCGTTtcacatttattatataaagcCAACTTTCCTGAAAGGTCAGTGACGCAATATCGTGAATACCATTGGCTCTTCCATTTTCAACACCCAAACCACTGGTAGCTGGTAAGTGGTGACAGCCACAGCCTTCAGTTTCCCAGCATCAACCCCTATATAAGAAAGCGTCTTTGTCTTGTTTCATCAGAAAAGCATTAGCACTTTTATTCacatccaaaaagaaaaaaaaaagtctttgCAAGGTTAAACATGAGTTCAACAAACAGAGCTTGGGTAGCAGCTAGTATGGCAGCAGTGGAAGGCTTAAAAGATCAAGGGTTTTGCAGATGGAACTACACCATGAGATCACTGCACCACCATGCCAAGAATCATGTCAGGTCGATTTCTCAGACCAAGAAGCTGTCTTCTTCATCATCTGCAATGGTTTCAAGCAAAGGAATAGATGAGAAGACGAAGCAAGCAGAGGAATCCTTAAGGAAAGTCATGTACTTGAGCTGCTGGGGTCCCaattgaacaaattaaaagCAAATGGTAGACCGAAGAGCTGGTTTCTGATTGCTCCTGACGAGAAATTTGTCGCATGAAAAAGTTTCTTCCTCAGATGGATTTGCTCTCAAGAGATTTTGGAGCCTATTTGCTTATTCCTACGACTAAAAATGAGAGATATTTATATAcgattgtttcaaaataatgtaAACTGTATATATAGTCTAATTCTATATCAAAGTTGCATTCCGAGATGCAAT containing:
- the LOC18608618 gene encoding uncharacterized protein LOC18608618, whose protein sequence is MNWSAGSKAWIVAASIGAVEALKNHNHAMKSLNQHAKNSVRSFSQAKKLSSSAMASSKKTKQADDSLRKVMYLSCWGPY
- the LOC18608619 gene encoding uncharacterized protein LOC18608619, with the protein product MSSTNRAWVAASMAAVEGLKDQGFCRWNYTMRSLHHHAKNHVRSISQTKKLSSSSSAMVSSKGIDEKTKQAEESLRKVMYLSCWGPN